A single region of the Nicotiana sylvestris chromosome 6, ASM39365v2, whole genome shotgun sequence genome encodes:
- the LOC138870534 gene encoding uncharacterized protein: MDPLKYIFHKPIPACKLAKRQILLSEFNIVYVTQKAIKGQALANHLEENPVDGEYEPLKTYFPDEEVSFVGEDITKAYNGWRMFFDGAANFKGVGIRAILVSETNQHYPMFAKLRFPCTNNMAEYEACILGLRLAIDINVQKLLVIGDSDLLVL; the protein is encoded by the coding sequence atggacccGCTAAAATACATTTTCCATAAACCCATTCCTGCGTGTAAGCTAGCAAAACGGCAAATATTGCTGAGTGAGTTCAacatcgtctacgtaactcagaaggcaatcaaaggacaagcattggcaaatCATCTGGAAGAAAATCCcgtagatggagaatacgaaccattgaaaacatattttcctgatgaagaggtatcgttTGTAGGAGAAGATATCACTAAGGCATacaatggttggagaatgttcttcgacggagctgcaaacttcaaaggagtgggtatcAGAGCTATCTTAGTATCAGAAACCAACCAACACTATCCGATGTTCGCAAAACtcaggtttccatgcaccaacaatatggcagaatatgaggcttgcatcttgGGACTCAGGTTGGCTATTGACATAAATGTTCAGAAATTGCTGGTAATTGGAGATTCCGATCTTTTGGTGCTCTAG